In the Nicotiana tabacum cultivar K326 chromosome 16, ASM71507v2, whole genome shotgun sequence genome, one interval contains:
- the LOC107780196 gene encoding xylan glycosyltransferase MUCI21-like isoform X1 → MCKKMMHYKRYQHWNKKEDVFVVCVDEELNSGYNCKRAKPKLFYLLFLSFISFSFIFLCKLLSVFLCFFFFIFFFLFLILFCMCADSFRSEEAGLVPKTDINSCSSVSNGTICCERSSIRSDVCVMKGVVRTDSASSRITLYKNNGHSDYVLRDTDENDEVLQHEKIRPYTRKWEKNVMDTIDELDLVVKGKHYGVRQKCDVEHDVPAVFFSTGGYTGNLYHEFNDGLLPLYITSQQFNKKVVFVILEYHNWWIMKYENVLPHLTEYPIIDFSGDKRTHCFPEAIVGLRIHDELTVDPSLMGNNKTIRDFRDLLDRAYWPRIRGLIQDEEREARMNKEKLISSPSSELKMVTTEEKKDLKKPKVVIIARNDSRAIMNEDSLVKMIEDIGFRVEVLRPQRTTELARIYRVLNSSDVMIGVHGAAMTHFLFMRPGSVFIQIIPLGTDWAAGTYYGEPAVKLGLKYIGYKILPKESSLYDEYDKNDPVLMDPNSVNDRGWEFTKRIYLDHQNVRLNLGRFRKRLLRAYNHSVANENERLRRQSQ, encoded by the exons ATGTGCAAGAAAATGATGCATTATAAGAGATATCAGCACTGGAATAAAAAAGAAGATGTGTTTGTGGTTTGtgtagatgaagaactaaactcTGGTTATAATTGCAAAAGAGCTAAACCAAAACTTTTTtaccttcttttcctttctttcatCTCTTTCAGCTTTATTTTCTTGTGTAAGTTGCTCTCTGTttttctctgtttttttttttttattttttttttcctttttctgatTTTGTTTTGCATGTGTGCAGATTCATTTCGTTCTGAAGAAGCAGGACTTGTTCCTAAAACAGATATAAATTCTTGTTCCTCTGTCTCTAACG GGACAATTTGTTGTGAAAGAAGCAGTATTCGCTCCGATGTATGTGTTATGAAAGGTGTTGTTAGGACAGATTCTGCTTCCTCTAGAATTACCCTTTACAAAAACAATGGTCATAGCGATTATGTGTTGCGCGATACTGATGAGAATGACGAGGTACTTCAGCATGAAAAGATTAGGCCGTATACTcggaaatgggaaaagaatgtgATGGATACCATTGATGAGTTAGACCTTGTTGTGAAAGGGAAGCATTATGGCGTTCGCCAAAAGTGTGATGTCGAACATGATGTGCCCGCTGTGTTTTTCTCTACTGGAGGTTATACCGGAAATCTCTACCACGAGTTCAACGATGGACTCTTGCCCCTTTACATCACTTCTCAGCAGTTCAACAAGAAGGTTGTGTTTGTAATCCTTGAGTACCATAATTGGTGGATAATGAAGTACGAGAACGTTCTTCCTCACCTCACTGAATATCCTATTATAGACTTTAGCGGAGATAAGAGGACTCATTGCTTCCCTGAAGCTATAGTTGGTTTAAGAATCCACGATGAGCTAACTGTTGATCCTTCATTGATGGGAAACAATAAGACGATTAGAGATTTCAGAGACCTTCTGGACCGAGCTTATTGGCCTCGAATTAGAGGTTTGATCCAAGATGAGGAACGTGAAGCTCGGATGAATAAAGAAAAACTTATTTCGTCACCCTCATCTGAGTTAAAGATGGTGACGACGGAAGAAAAGAAGGATTTGAAGAAGCCTAAAGTGGTCATAATAGCGAGAAATGATTCTAGAGCTATAATGAACGAAGATTCTTTGGTTAAAATGATCGAAGATATTGGGTTTCGTGTAGAAGTTTTGAGGCCACAACGAACGACAGAGCTTGCAAGGATCTATCGAGTCCTTAATTCGAGTGATGTTATGATAGGAGTTCACGGTGCTGCCATGACTCATTTCCTCTTTATGAGGCCTGGTTCTGTTTTCATCCAAATCATTCCCCTCGGAACAGATTGGGCAGCAGGCACTTATTATGGAGAACCAGCAGTCAAACTAGGTCTCAAGTACATCGGATACAAAATTCTTCCGAAAGAGAGCTCCTTGTATGATGAGTACGATAAGAATGATCCCGTCCTGATGGACCCCAACAGCGTGAACGACAGAGGATGGGAATTCACGAAAAGGATCTACCTTGATCATCAGAATGTGAGGTTGAATCTTGGAAGGTTTCGTAAAAGATTGCTTCGCGCCTACAATCATTCTGTTGCTAATGAAAATGAGCGCCTTCGTCGTCAAAGTCAGTAA
- the LOC107780196 gene encoding xylan glycosyltransferase MUCI21-like isoform X2 codes for MCKKMMHYKRYQHWNKKEDVFVVCVDEELNSGYNCKRAKPKLFYLLFLSFISFSFIFLYSFRSEEAGLVPKTDINSCSSVSNGTICCERSSIRSDVCVMKGVVRTDSASSRITLYKNNGHSDYVLRDTDENDEVLQHEKIRPYTRKWEKNVMDTIDELDLVVKGKHYGVRQKCDVEHDVPAVFFSTGGYTGNLYHEFNDGLLPLYITSQQFNKKVVFVILEYHNWWIMKYENVLPHLTEYPIIDFSGDKRTHCFPEAIVGLRIHDELTVDPSLMGNNKTIRDFRDLLDRAYWPRIRGLIQDEEREARMNKEKLISSPSSELKMVTTEEKKDLKKPKVVIIARNDSRAIMNEDSLVKMIEDIGFRVEVLRPQRTTELARIYRVLNSSDVMIGVHGAAMTHFLFMRPGSVFIQIIPLGTDWAAGTYYGEPAVKLGLKYIGYKILPKESSLYDEYDKNDPVLMDPNSVNDRGWEFTKRIYLDHQNVRLNLGRFRKRLLRAYNHSVANENERLRRQSQ; via the exons ATGTGCAAGAAAATGATGCATTATAAGAGATATCAGCACTGGAATAAAAAAGAAGATGTGTTTGTGGTTTGtgtagatgaagaactaaactcTGGTTATAATTGCAAAAGAGCTAAACCAAAACTTTTTtaccttcttttcctttctttcatCTCTTTCAGCTTTATTTTCTTGT ATTCATTTCGTTCTGAAGAAGCAGGACTTGTTCCTAAAACAGATATAAATTCTTGTTCCTCTGTCTCTAACG GGACAATTTGTTGTGAAAGAAGCAGTATTCGCTCCGATGTATGTGTTATGAAAGGTGTTGTTAGGACAGATTCTGCTTCCTCTAGAATTACCCTTTACAAAAACAATGGTCATAGCGATTATGTGTTGCGCGATACTGATGAGAATGACGAGGTACTTCAGCATGAAAAGATTAGGCCGTATACTcggaaatgggaaaagaatgtgATGGATACCATTGATGAGTTAGACCTTGTTGTGAAAGGGAAGCATTATGGCGTTCGCCAAAAGTGTGATGTCGAACATGATGTGCCCGCTGTGTTTTTCTCTACTGGAGGTTATACCGGAAATCTCTACCACGAGTTCAACGATGGACTCTTGCCCCTTTACATCACTTCTCAGCAGTTCAACAAGAAGGTTGTGTTTGTAATCCTTGAGTACCATAATTGGTGGATAATGAAGTACGAGAACGTTCTTCCTCACCTCACTGAATATCCTATTATAGACTTTAGCGGAGATAAGAGGACTCATTGCTTCCCTGAAGCTATAGTTGGTTTAAGAATCCACGATGAGCTAACTGTTGATCCTTCATTGATGGGAAACAATAAGACGATTAGAGATTTCAGAGACCTTCTGGACCGAGCTTATTGGCCTCGAATTAGAGGTTTGATCCAAGATGAGGAACGTGAAGCTCGGATGAATAAAGAAAAACTTATTTCGTCACCCTCATCTGAGTTAAAGATGGTGACGACGGAAGAAAAGAAGGATTTGAAGAAGCCTAAAGTGGTCATAATAGCGAGAAATGATTCTAGAGCTATAATGAACGAAGATTCTTTGGTTAAAATGATCGAAGATATTGGGTTTCGTGTAGAAGTTTTGAGGCCACAACGAACGACAGAGCTTGCAAGGATCTATCGAGTCCTTAATTCGAGTGATGTTATGATAGGAGTTCACGGTGCTGCCATGACTCATTTCCTCTTTATGAGGCCTGGTTCTGTTTTCATCCAAATCATTCCCCTCGGAACAGATTGGGCAGCAGGCACTTATTATGGAGAACCAGCAGTCAAACTAGGTCTCAAGTACATCGGATACAAAATTCTTCCGAAAGAGAGCTCCTTGTATGATGAGTACGATAAGAATGATCCCGTCCTGATGGACCCCAACAGCGTGAACGACAGAGGATGGGAATTCACGAAAAGGATCTACCTTGATCATCAGAATGTGAGGTTGAATCTTGGAAGGTTTCGTAAAAGATTGCTTCGCGCCTACAATCATTCTGTTGCTAATGAAAATGAGCGCCTTCGTCGTCAAAGTCAGTAA